A genomic window from Levilactobacillus yonginensis includes:
- a CDS encoding tyrosine-type recombinase/integrase, with protein sequence MAQIFKRGDSWKAKVYFKDIHGKRTSRSQEGFRTKKEAEVAARVMEDTYKNGSDVDDKNISFSDYFQKWFHIFREPGLSDTTIARYQYTINVIDEYFGDNLFRKIKTADYQEFLNWFGNGNGKDAKPHAKATADKINTHIRAAVRNAVNDSVISRDFTQNTHVVYDSSRTREIKWLSYDDAAKLYNYTLNHLEGIDVVPYMVLTALLTGMRQQEIAGLTWDDIDSKGGFIKITKTWNWTKRDFGPTKNPASVRTISIDRNLVNILTKLQYEQKRYLKVNDKTNPHSLVFLSRYNRVPSSKALNDRLHELMKDADINIYLRFHGLRHTHASILLYQKMSIAYISHRLGHQDIATTTKTYLHIIKELEQEETVRTREIFTDLGKKADWSDFKVKAE encoded by the coding sequence ATGGCACAAATATTCAAACGCGGTGACAGCTGGAAGGCCAAGGTCTACTTCAAAGACATTCACGGCAAGCGGACGTCACGCTCACAGGAAGGATTTCGCACTAAGAAGGAAGCCGAAGTGGCCGCCCGGGTGATGGAAGACACTTACAAGAACGGATCCGACGTCGACGACAAGAACATCTCTTTTAGCGACTACTTTCAGAAGTGGTTCCACATCTTCCGGGAACCTGGTCTGTCAGATACCACAATTGCCCGGTACCAGTATACCATCAACGTCATTGATGAGTATTTCGGCGACAACCTCTTCCGTAAGATCAAAACGGCCGACTACCAGGAATTTCTCAACTGGTTCGGGAACGGAAACGGCAAGGACGCGAAGCCCCACGCTAAGGCGACCGCTGACAAAATCAACACACACATCCGGGCCGCTGTCCGCAATGCAGTCAACGATTCGGTCATCAGCCGGGATTTCACGCAAAACACTCACGTCGTCTACGACAGCAGCCGGACCCGTGAGATCAAATGGCTCTCATATGACGATGCAGCCAAGCTGTACAACTACACGCTGAACCACTTGGAAGGCATTGACGTTGTCCCCTATATGGTTCTGACTGCCCTACTCACCGGCATGCGCCAGCAAGAAATCGCGGGACTTACCTGGGACGACATCGATAGCAAGGGTGGCTTCATCAAGATCACGAAGACCTGGAACTGGACGAAGCGTGACTTTGGCCCCACCAAGAACCCGGCATCCGTCCGGACCATCTCGATTGACCGCAACCTGGTGAACATCTTGACCAAACTGCAGTATGAGCAAAAACGCTACTTGAAAGTTAACGACAAGACCAATCCACACAGCCTGGTTTTTCTGTCGCGCTACAACCGTGTCCCCTCTTCTAAGGCCCTCAACGACCGGTTACACGAACTGATGAAGGACGCCGACATCAACATATACCTGCGGTTCCACGGGCTCCGGCACACTCACGCGTCCATTCTGCTGTATCAGAAGATGTCGATTGCCTATATCAGCCACCGACTTGGTCACCAGGACATCGCCACAACAACGAAGACTTATCTCCATATCATCAAGGAACTGGAGCAGGAAGAGACCGTCCGCACCCGTGAGATCTTCACTGACCTGGGGAAGAAGGCCGACTGGTCCGACTTCAAAGTCAAGGCCGAGTGA